AAACACAATTAGCCAATATTAAAATAGGACAAGAAGTTACGGTTAAAATTGATGATGCAGATGCGATGAAATCGTATAAGGGAACGATTAGTTGGATAGCTTCGGAAGCAGAATTCACACCCAAAATAATTCAAACTAAAGAAGAACGTGTGGCATTAGTTTATGCTGTAAAAGTAGACGTTAAAAACGATGGCAGCTTAAAAATTGGAATGCCTGCAGAACTATGGATAAATACTGTAGAATGAGTATTATAGTTTCTAACATATCAAAATCTTACAAAAGCGTAAAAGCTTTAGAGAACATTTCTTTTGAAGTAAAAGAAGGGGAGCTTTTTGGACTTATTGGTCCGGATGGCGCAGGTAAAACAACATTGTTTAGAATTTTAACAACGCTGTTAATTGCTAATGAAGGCTCTGCAACGGTTGCTTATTTTGATGTGGTTTCAGACTATAAAAAGATTCGTAATAATGTTGGCTATATGCCAGGAAAGTTTTCTCTCTATCAAGATTTAACGATTGAAGAAAACTTAAATTTCTTCGCAACCATTTTCGGAACCACCATTCAAGAAAACTACGATTTAATAAAAGAAATTTATGTTCAAATAGAGCCTTTTAAAGAGCGTCGTGCTGGTAAATTATCTGGTGGAATGAAACAAAAGCTGGCTTTATGTTGTGCTTTAATTCATAAACCAAAAGTGTTGTTTTTAGACGAACCAACAACAGGAGTTGATCCAGTGTCGAGGAAAGAATTTTGGGACATGCTAAAACGTTTGCAGCAAAAAGGTATTACCATTTTAGTATCTACACCATATATGGATGAAGCTGCTTTGTGTGATAGAATTGCATTAATTCAAAACGGTAAAATTTTACAGATTGATACACCTCAAGCTATTGTCAAACATTACCCAAAGCAAATTTATAACGTACGTGCAAATGATACGTATCAATTACTCAATAGTTTAAATGCCTACAAACATAACCATAGTGTGTATCCTTTTGGTGAATTTGTACATTATACTGATAGTAGAGAAGATTTTAATCCGAAAGATTTAATAGACTATTTAGAGTCTAAAAACTTATCGAATATAAAAATAGAAAAAACCGAACCAACCATTGAAGATACCTTTATGGAATTAGCTAAATAATGAAAAACGAAAACGTCATAGAAGCTCAAAATTTAACCAAAATGTTTGGTGATTTTACAGCAGTAAATGCCATTTCTTTTAAAGTTAAAAAAGGAGAAATATTTGGATTTCTAGGAGCCAATGGAGCAGGAAAAACAACAGCGATGAAAATGCTAATAGGCATTTCTAAACCAACTTCAGGAGCTGCTAAAGTAGCTGGATTTGATGTATTTACTAATGCAGAAGATATCAAGAAGAACATTGGTTATATGAGTCAGAAATTTGCTTTATATGATGATTTAACGGTTAAAGAAAACATTACATTCTTTGGCGGAATTTATGGTTTATCAAGAAAAAGTATCAAAGAGAAATCTACAATTTTAATAGAAGAGTTAGGACTAGAAAAGGTGGCGAGTAAATTAGTAGGTTCCTTACCATTGGGTTGGAAACAAAAACTATCCTTTTCGGTGTCTTTGCTTCACGATCCTAAAATTGTGTTTTTAGATGAGCCAACAGGTGGAGTCGATCCAATTACGAGACGTCAGTTTTGGGAAATGATTTACAAAGCAGCCAATCAAGGCACAACCGTTTTTGTAACTACGCATTATATGGATGAAGCTGAGTATTGCGATCGTGTGTCTATAATGGTAAACGGAAAAATTGAAGCTTTGGATACACCTAAAAAGCTTAAGCAACAGTTTAACGTTGCCAATATGAATGATGTGTTTTTAAAACTAGCAAGAGGATAGAGAATTTCCCGCAGATTTCTCAGATTTTCGTAGAAAAGGACTTAAAAAAATCTGCGTTTATTCGCGAGATTTGTGGGAGTAAAATCAAATAATTATGGAAGATAAAACAGAAAACGACATTTCATATATAATCAGAGGAGCAATTTTTAAAGTCTATAATGAATTAGGCCCGGGTTTATTAGAGTCTGTATACGAAGCTGTTTTAATGTATGAATTAGAGAAGCAAGGGTTATCTCTTAAAAAGCAAGTACCATTGCCTGTATTTTATGATGGTATTGAATTTGAAATAGGCTTTAGATTGGATTTATTAGTAAATAATAAAGTGATAATCGAAATTAAATCGGTAGAAACTTTGTCTAAAGTACATCACAAACAAGTTTTGACTTACTTAAAAATTTCAGAATTAAAACTAGGCATTTTAGTGAATTTTAATGTAGAGGATATAACAAAAGGAATTTTCAGAAAAGTAAACGGTTTATAAAAAATATCCCGCAGATTTCACAGATCTACCCAGAAAAAAGTAAGAATAACTGTTAAAATAAACTGTGGTTATTTGCGAAATCAGTAAGAAACCAAACAGAGTAACAAACAAAAAAATCTGCGGTAATCAGCGAAATCTGCGGGAAATAAAAAATGAAAAGATTCATAGGCTTCATAAAAAAAGAATTCTACCACATTTTTAGAGATAGACGCTCGTTGTTTATACTCTTCGGAATGCCAATAGCACAAATTATGCTATTTGGTTTCGCGATTACCAATGAAATAAACAATGTAGATATTGCAGTTTTAGATCATTCTAAAGATGCAACAACAAAAGAAATTATTAATAAGATTTCAACTTCAAAATACTTTAGTATCAATCAATTCATTGACAGAGAAGCAGATATTGAAACTATTTTCAAAAAAGGAAAAGTAAAAGCAGTTTTAAATTTCGAGGAAGGTTTTAGTAAAAACTTAATTAAAAACAACAAAGCAACTATCCAAATTATTACAGATGCAACAGATCCAAATACTGCAAATACGATAAGTAATTATGTCAACGCCATTCTTCAACAGTATCAAAAAGGATTGAATAAACACATCACCATTGCCTATCAAATTGTACCAGAAACAAGAATGGTTTATAATCCAGAATTAAAAAGTGTATACATGTTTGTTCCTGGCGTTATGACTATTATTTTAATGTTAGTTTCCGCAATGATGACCTCCATTTCTATTACAAGAGAAAAAGAATTAGGAACCATGGAAATCCTTTTGGTATCACCAATAAAACCAATTCAAGTTATTATTGGTAAAGTATTTCCGTATATTTTTCTATCTATTATAAACGCCATTGTCATTGTTGTTTTAAGCATATTTATATTTAAAATGCCAGTTCAAGGAAGCTTGTTTTTATTAGCTTTTGAAAGTGTTTTATTCATAATTACAGCATTAGCTTTAGGTATTTTAATCTCAACAATTTCTGCGACACAACAAACAGCCATGATGATTTCTTTAATGGGATTAATGCTACCAGTAATTCTATTATCAGGTTTTATTTTTCCAATCTCAAGCATGCCTTTACCATTGCAAGTGATTAGTAACATCATTCCTGCAAAATGGTTTATCATCATCATAAAAGGGATTATGCTAAAAGGTGTAGGATTGCAATATTTATGGAAAGAAACCTTGATTTTAGTCGGAATGACTATCTTTTTTATTGGATTAAGTGTAAAGAAATATAAAATTAGACTAGAATAAATGAAAATAATTTTATACATCATACAAAAGGAGTTCAAGCAAATATTTAGAAATAAAGGCATGCTTCCTATCATTTTTGTTTTACCATTATTACAGCTTGTTATATTATCGAATGCTGCTACATTTGAAGTAAAAAATATCAAATTTGGTTATATTGATAATGATCATACATCAACATCTAGAGCGTTAGTTGAAAAATTTAATGCATCTACTTATTTTAATGTTTTAACAGATTTTCCTTCCGAAGCATTAGCAAATTCTTCGATGTTAAAAGGAGAAGTGGATGTGCTTTTACAAATTCCACACTATTTTGAACGCGATTTACAAAAAGAAAAACATAACAATTTAGGCGTAACAATAAATGCGATTGATGGCGCAGCAGCAGGTGTTGAAAATGTATATATCACACAAATTGTACAACGCTTTAATCAAAACATAAAAGTAGATATATTGCAAGTTTCAGATAAACAAATACAACCAATTGCTATAGAGACTATTCCATTATTTTGGTATAATAAAACTTTAAATTATAAAACCTTTATGGTTCCTGGCATACTGGTTTTACTAGTAACCATGATTACGCTCTTCCTTTCAGGAA
The genomic region above belongs to Mariniflexile litorale and contains:
- a CDS encoding ABC transporter permease is translated as MKIILYIIQKEFKQIFRNKGMLPIIFVLPLLQLVILSNAATFEVKNIKFGYIDNDHTSTSRALVEKFNASTYFNVLTDFPSEALANSSMLKGEVDVLLQIPHYFERDLQKEKHNNLGVTINAIDGAAAGVENVYITQIVQRFNQNIKVDILQVSDKQIQPIAIETIPLFWYNKTLNYKTFMVPGILVLLVTMITLFLSGMNIVREKEIGTLEQINVTPIKKSQFIIGKLFPFWVIGMGLLTVGLILAKVIFNIPIIGSLPLLYLYTSIYILVILGIGLFISNFTNTQQQAMFIAWFFTVIFILMSGLFTPIESMPKWAQTITEFNPIKYFVEVMRMVMLKGSGFMDILPQLLKTLLYAFIMNALAVWSYKKTN
- a CDS encoding ABC transporter permease; its protein translation is MKRFIGFIKKEFYHIFRDRRSLFILFGMPIAQIMLFGFAITNEINNVDIAVLDHSKDATTKEIINKISTSKYFSINQFIDREADIETIFKKGKVKAVLNFEEGFSKNLIKNNKATIQIITDATDPNTANTISNYVNAILQQYQKGLNKHITIAYQIVPETRMVYNPELKSVYMFVPGVMTIILMLVSAMMTSISITREKELGTMEILLVSPIKPIQVIIGKVFPYIFLSIINAIVIVVLSIFIFKMPVQGSLFLLAFESVLFIITALALGILISTISATQQTAMMISLMGLMLPVILLSGFIFPISSMPLPLQVISNIIPAKWFIIIIKGIMLKGVGLQYLWKETLILVGMTIFFIGLSVKKYKIRLE
- a CDS encoding ABC transporter ATP-binding protein — protein: MKNENVIEAQNLTKMFGDFTAVNAISFKVKKGEIFGFLGANGAGKTTAMKMLIGISKPTSGAAKVAGFDVFTNAEDIKKNIGYMSQKFALYDDLTVKENITFFGGIYGLSRKSIKEKSTILIEELGLEKVASKLVGSLPLGWKQKLSFSVSLLHDPKIVFLDEPTGGVDPITRRQFWEMIYKAANQGTTVFVTTHYMDEAEYCDRVSIMVNGKIEALDTPKKLKQQFNVANMNDVFLKLARG
- a CDS encoding GxxExxY protein is translated as MEDKTENDISYIIRGAIFKVYNELGPGLLESVYEAVLMYELEKQGLSLKKQVPLPVFYDGIEFEIGFRLDLLVNNKVIIEIKSVETLSKVHHKQVLTYLKISELKLGILVNFNVEDITKGIFRKVNGL
- a CDS encoding ABC transporter ATP-binding protein, with translation MSIIVSNISKSYKSVKALENISFEVKEGELFGLIGPDGAGKTTLFRILTTLLIANEGSATVAYFDVVSDYKKIRNNVGYMPGKFSLYQDLTIEENLNFFATIFGTTIQENYDLIKEIYVQIEPFKERRAGKLSGGMKQKLALCCALIHKPKVLFLDEPTTGVDPVSRKEFWDMLKRLQQKGITILVSTPYMDEAALCDRIALIQNGKILQIDTPQAIVKHYPKQIYNVRANDTYQLLNSLNAYKHNHSVYPFGEFVHYTDSREDFNPKDLIDYLESKNLSNIKIEKTEPTIEDTFMELAK